The DNA sequence GAAGCCCGCGAACGCGTCGTGCACGGCCCATTCGGCCGTCGCACCGTCGTCGATGCGGGCGTCGACCTCGTCCTGCAGCGTCGGATCCTCGGCGATCATCGCCTGAGCCTCGAGCACCTCCTGCGCCGATCCGCCGGCGGTCTCCCCGCGGGCGTTCAACTCCGCGGCGACGGCGGCGATCGCCTCGCGGACGCGGGTGCGCTCGGCATCGGCGCCCTGCGTGCTCGGCGTGCTGTCGGGCGCGGGCAGCGCCTCGGTCATCCGGACGACCGGCCCCTGGGCCACACCGAGACCGATACCGACTCCGCGGAGCTCGGTCATACGGTCGCCTCGTCGTGGTCGGTCGTGAGCAGCTCCGTGAGCGTGTCGAGCACGTTCTCTGCGTTGTCGCCGTCGGCGGTGAGCGTGACGTAGTCGCCGTGTTCGATCGCGAGGGCGATGACGCCGAGGATGCTGGCGGCGTTGACGGCCTTACCCGAGTCCTTCGCGATGGTGACAGCGATGCCCGACTCCTTCGCCGCCTGCGCGAAGAGCTTGGCGGGGCGGGCGTGAAGGCCGTGCGACGAGCCGATCCGGACGGTACGGGAAACGGTCATGATGTTCCTTTCGGGGTGTTCCTGACGTCGATGATCGAGCGGGCGAACGCGAGCGTGCGCGTGCCGTCCCTGTCTGCGAAGACATCTGCGGGCAGCACGGCGACGGGCGCCATGACGGCGTCGCGGATGCTGTCGAGACGGT is a window from the Microbacterium sp. LWO14-1.2 genome containing:
- a CDS encoding HPr family phosphocarrier protein, whose product is MTVSRTVRIGSSHGLHARPAKLFAQAAKESGIAVTIAKDSGKAVNAASILGVIALAIEHGDYVTLTADGDNAENVLDTLTELLTTDHDEATV